A single region of the Anoplolepis gracilipes chromosome 1, ASM4749672v1, whole genome shotgun sequence genome encodes:
- the Rab3-gap gene encoding rab3 GTPase-activating protein non-catalytic subunit isoform X1, with translation MSCQIKGIANIPDIDNVKKLLYGNAISKFEYVPSNELPLQDCHISLSSVGDVFAMAWNTKMIIFVSRWDSQELDEIKNKFHITWHGEITKEQNEWITSVICLPLISLGKASGPDWTCIAVGYNTGFVRFYTETGALLFEEQIHNESVLGIKCQSFSLPRHSGDAGCSEEIYISYNSGVCILQGFPLFSTLRACRNHLARVQANCNDLPPVPNLSYKKWAFKNQDIANDSEVIGTTSINSFDHLMTASICGGYNAMYRSSAPQHNLVVATGKRPFVGFHYALEGGNAPVLSDVAIAMASKLANAIGTAVPWFRGNSKNTTSEASKGNIQESIETMSCRFGLSDIMREGDCIVCSPNKMLSVISDAMGRVLLINNKRGVAIRMWKGYRDAQCGWIEVTEERDRGIHRNINKSGRKTLLRNALFLVIYAPKKGVIDIWNVQQGPKITTFTASKNGRLLYINYGFLGANDNASLSKNKAQYSCVFMDPLGGLKEICVPFHFALNSKNGKRARDIHLLRKLRTYLREEEFNEEKLVSEVTSTCLGLKTNEIKVQTIEVLMNSKHILPDALLAAINCFVVESEEEEEEKELEPTAKMLQQLTRQLQQIIIFYKYVKSQLDIPPEYNIVTADNAPSPKYLSSILLTSEREVHRIIKLAKMINSFKDSNVSAETKVKFKEDEKMFFNFLSCFEFGTSKFIGLRKDLKEEKINDISRLIYQGWMYSNDVKEKWQQAAKDSNIQPFNCMELALIYWTHKKETVSLEIELKRFTQLLHVICLLTDVENICVEYNEVSLWWKNVRTILTDSTKPFNALTAALACRAIAMTLEKYKEKLQNQKLLETNGNKGEDIKNINNVTDDEMESKPSDITPDDETYSSISEWENVSNDTCQFTLLIGNLEDITILNAVISQQVIPDETTQFFALPFTKNDISLASILSKGKGSVSELVAKWLSTTGIDPTRLIDTTDVEFDQLQLSIDSLQLTDTLDEATAIEVPQQEQQKLLSLSVEIGDEAKTDMTAEAYILDKMILLKRHFPYSLTSSVLLANLCWEFAMSWNKDVTQLDLLAAALTVLRQIPMKSMKHGVCCLLWTLHIKKRMEAAAKLMNKLGKLPKERLCMQDIGLSDIQLTTFLQHCVTFLDIFVDDEILNRGDGTTIKSEELWDGHSGGPQPFATLAISQTPAWYDLILLHVQVANVLYMMACLNLKMLKPLNNLFESVVQPYFFQDITDKAMLTWYRDDKRDNTRTEFLCRVITASMEFIHRETTDGVTISSSQAISWMSKCQTLASIWKINNDELRIHQACQLYINGFDRLAEEVTVAVTDIERLAANLLPIAGRRMMAYLSKTPNLLEEMSRMSPALTRYLENLNVPEIVYTNCSNVDTVELIRRISVHLPKTHCDYHIAQLMLDATFIYEGNN, from the exons ATGTCCTGTCAAATTAAAGGAATAGCAAATATACCAGATatagataatgttaaaaaattactttatggCAATGCCATTAGCAAAT TCGAATATGTACCAAGCAACGAATTACCTCTTCAAGACTGTCATATATCATTATCATCAGTTGGAGATGTATTTGCAATGGCTTGGAATACAAAgatgattatatttgttt CAAGATGGGATTCACAAGAAttagatgaaataaaaaataaatttcatataacatGGCATGGAGAAATAACAAAGGAACAAAA tgaATGGATAACATCAGTGATCTGCTTGCCTCTAATATCTTTAGGAAAGGCTAGTGGTCCAGATTGGACCTGTATAGCTGTTGGATATAATACAGGCTTTGTCAGATTTTATACAGaa acaGGTGCATTGCTCTTTGAGGAGCAGATTCACAATGAATCAGTCCTAGGaataaaatgtcaatcatTCTCATTACCGAGACACAGTGGAGATGCTGGCTGTAgtgaagaaatttatatatcatataacagTGGTGTCTGCATATTACAAGGATTTccattattttcaactttacgTGCATGTAGAAATCACTTAGCTAGAg TTCAGGCTAATTGCAATGATTTACCACCAGTTCCAAACTtgtcatataaaaaatgggcttttaaaaatcaagatattgCAAATGATTCAGAAGTAATTGGCACAACATCGATAAATAGTTTTGATCATTTAATGACAGCTTCAATTTGCGGCGGATATAATGCAATGTATAGATCTAGCGCACCACAACACAATTTAGTTGTTGCAACGGGAAAACGGCCATTTGTAGGATTCCATTATGCATTGGAGGGCGGTAATGCACCAGTTCTATCGGATGTTGCCATTGCTATGGCTAGCAAATTGGCTAATGCTATTGGTACTGCTGTTCC aTGGTTTCGCGGTAATTCGAAAAATACAACATCTGAAGCATCAAAGGGTAATATTCAGGAATCTATAGAGACAATGAGCTGTCGGTTCGGCTTAAGCGATATTATGAGAGAAGGTGATTGTATCGTCTGCAGTCCGAATAAAATGTTATCGGTAATATCGGACGCTATGGGCAGAGTGttacttataaataacaaGAGGGGCGTAGCTATTAGAATGTGGAAAGGATACCGCGATGCTCAGTGTGGTTGGATCGAAGTTACCGAAGAGAGAGATCGTGGAATTCACAGGAATATCAATAAATCTGGACGAAAGACTTTACTGCGTAACGCGTTATTTTTAGTCATTTATGCGCCAAAAAAGGGTGTGATAGACATTTGGAATGTACAACAAGGTCCAAAGATCACTACCTTTACTGCTAGTAAAAATGGACG actACTCTACATTAACTATGGCTTTCTGGGTGCAAATGATAATGCTTCTTTATCAAAGAATAAGGCGCAATACTCATGCGTGTTTATGGATCCATTAGGAGGATTAAAAGAGATTTGTGTTCCATTTCATTTTGCACTTAATAgtaaaaatggaaaacgtgcGCGCGACATACATCTACTTAGGAAACTGAGAACATATCTGAGGGAAGAAgaatttaatgaagaaaaattagttTCTGAAGTTACCAGCACCTGTTTGGGATTAAAGACAAATGAAATTAAAGTACAGACAATAGAAGTCTTAATGAACAGTAAACATATTTTACCGGATGCTTTGCTTGCTgcaataaattgttttgtgGTAGAATCag aagaagaagaagaagaaaaagaattagaaCCTACTGCTAAGATGCTTCAACAATTGACTAGGCAATTAcagcaaataattatattttataaatatgttaagtCTCAACTTGACATTCCCcctgaatataatattgtaacagCTGATAATGCACCAAGTCCTAAATACTtatcttcaatattattgACTTCGGAACGAGAAGTACACCGCATTATTAAATTAGCCAAGATGATAAATAGCTTTAAGGATAGTAATGTTTCGGCAGAAACTAAAGTCAAATTTAAAGAggatgaaaaaatgttttttaattttctgtcgTGCTTTGAATTTGGCACGTCAAAATTCATAGGATTacgaaaagatttaaaagaggagaaaataaatgacattt cGCGACTAATATATCAAGGATGGATGTACTCGAatgatgtaaaagaaaaatggcaACAAGCTGCTAAAGATAGTAACATTCAACCATTCAATTGTATGGAACTGGCATTAATATATTGGACACATAAAAAGGAAACTGTATCTTTGGAAATAGAGCTAAAACGCTTTACGCAGCTTCTGCATGTTATTTGTTTGTTAACTG atgTGGAAAACATATGTGTTGAATATAACGAAGTTTCTCTTTGGTGGAAAAATGTACGGACTATTTTAACAGACTCTACAAAACCTTTTAATGCGCTTACCGCTGCATTAGCATGCAGAGCAATTGCTATGACTCTGgagaaatataaagagaaattacAGAATCAGAAATTATTGGAGACTAATGGCAACAAAGGTgaagacattaaaaatataaataacgttaCCGACGATGAAATGGAAAGTAAACCGAGCGACATTACACCAGATGATGAAACGTACAGTTCAATTAGCGAATGGGAAAATGTTAGCAATGACACTTGTCAATTCACATTGTTAATTGGGAACCTTGAAGATATTACCATTTTGAATGCTGTTAttag tcaGCAAGTTATACCAGATGAAACAACGCAATTCTTCGCTTTAccatttacaaaaaatgatatttctttAGCATCAATTCTTTCCAAAGGAAAAg GTTCTGTCTCTGAACTGGTTGCAAAATGGCTCAGTACAACAGGTATCGATCCAACACGATTAATCGACACAACTGATGTGGAATTCGATCAGTTGCAATTATCAATAGATTCTTTACAATTGACTGATACATTGGATGAAGCAACTGCCATTGAAGTACCTCAACAGGAACAGCAAAAACTTCTTTCATTATCAGTAGAAATTGGAGATGAAGCAAAAACTGATATGACAGCAGAAGCATATATATTAG acaAGATGATTCTACTTAAACGTCATTTTCCATATAGTTTAACAAGTAGTGTCTTGTTGGCCAATTTATGCTGGGAGTTTGCTATGTCATGGAATAAAGATGTTACTCAATTAGACCTGCTTGCAGCTGCCTTGACTGTTTTACGACAAATACCTATGAAAAGTATGAAACATG GTGTTTGCTGTCTACTGTGGACGCTTCacataaagaaaagaatggAAGCAGCGGCGAAGCTTATGAACAAGCTCGGAAAATTGCCAAAGGAAAGATTGTGCATGCAAGACATTGGTTTGTCTGACATTCAACTGACAACGTTTCTACAGCACTGCGTCACTTTTTTGGATATATTTGTTGAT GACGAGATACTTAACCGAGGAGATGGTACAACGATAAAATCGGAAGAATTGTGGGATGGACATTCCGGTGGACCGCAACCTTTTGCCACACTAGCTATTTCTCAAACGCCAGCTTGGTATGATTTGATCTTGTTACATGTACAAGTGGCAAATGTTTTGTACATGATGGCATGTCTCAATTTGAAGATGTTAAAACCATTGAATAACTTGTTCGAGTCCGTA GTACAACCTTATTTCTTTCAAGATATAACGGATAAAGCGATGCTCACGTGGTACCGAGACGATAAGAGAGATAATACGCGTACGGAATTTTTATGCAGAGTAATTACAGCGTCAATGGAATTTATTCATCGCGAGACTACCGACGGCGTGACGATTAGTTCTTCACAGGCTATTTCGTGGATGAGCAAGTGTCAGACGTTGGCGTCAATTTGGAAGATTAATAATGATGAATTGAGAATACACCAAGCTTgtcaattatacataaatggTTTCGATCGTTTGGCGGAAGAg GTAACTGTAGCAGTAACCGATATCGAACGTTTGGCTGCAAACTTATTGCCTATAGCTGGAAGAAGAATGATGGCGTATCTTTCGAAAACACCAAATCTTTTGGAAGAAATGTCACGAATGAGTCCAGCACTTACAAGATATTTGGAAAATCTG AACGTGCCTGAAATAGTCTATACAAATTGTTCGAATGTTGACACTGTAGAACTGATTCGACGAATATCTGTGCATTTACCTAAAACTCACTGTGATTATCATATTGCGCAATTGATGTTGGATGCAACATTCATTTATGAGGGTAATAATTAA
- the Rab3-gap gene encoding rab3 GTPase-activating protein non-catalytic subunit isoform X2 — MSCQIKGIANIPDIDNVKKLLYGNAISKFEYVPSNELPLQDCHISLSSVGDVFAMAWNTKMIIFVSRWDSQELDEIKNKFHITWHGEITKEQNEWITSVICLPLISLGKASGPDWTCIAVGYNTGFVRFYTETGALLFEEQIHNESVLGIKCQSFSLPRHSGDAGCSEEIYISYNSGVCILQGFPLFSTLRACRNHLARVQANCNDLPPVPNLSYKKWAFKNQDIANDSEVIGTTSINSFDHLMTASICGGYNAMYRSSAPQHNLVVATGKRPFVGFHYALEGGNAPVLSDVAIAMASKLANAIGTAVPWFRGNSKNTTSEASKGNIQESIETMSCRFGLSDIMREGDCIVCSPNKMLSVISDAMGRVLLINNKRGVAIRMWKGYRDAQCGWIEVTEERDRGIHRNINKSGRKTLLRNALFLVIYAPKKGVIDIWNVQQGPKITTFTASKNGRLLYINYGFLGANDNASLSKNKAQYSCVFMDPLGGLKEICVPFHFALNSKNGKRARDIHLLRKLRTYLREEEFNEEKLVSEVTSTCLGLKTNEIKVQTIEVLMNSKHILPDALLAAINCFVVESEEEEEKELEPTAKMLQQLTRQLQQIIIFYKYVKSQLDIPPEYNIVTADNAPSPKYLSSILLTSEREVHRIIKLAKMINSFKDSNVSAETKVKFKEDEKMFFNFLSCFEFGTSKFIGLRKDLKEEKINDISRLIYQGWMYSNDVKEKWQQAAKDSNIQPFNCMELALIYWTHKKETVSLEIELKRFTQLLHVICLLTDVENICVEYNEVSLWWKNVRTILTDSTKPFNALTAALACRAIAMTLEKYKEKLQNQKLLETNGNKGEDIKNINNVTDDEMESKPSDITPDDETYSSISEWENVSNDTCQFTLLIGNLEDITILNAVISQQVIPDETTQFFALPFTKNDISLASILSKGKGSVSELVAKWLSTTGIDPTRLIDTTDVEFDQLQLSIDSLQLTDTLDEATAIEVPQQEQQKLLSLSVEIGDEAKTDMTAEAYILDKMILLKRHFPYSLTSSVLLANLCWEFAMSWNKDVTQLDLLAAALTVLRQIPMKSMKHGVCCLLWTLHIKKRMEAAAKLMNKLGKLPKERLCMQDIGLSDIQLTTFLQHCVTFLDIFVDDEILNRGDGTTIKSEELWDGHSGGPQPFATLAISQTPAWYDLILLHVQVANVLYMMACLNLKMLKPLNNLFESVVQPYFFQDITDKAMLTWYRDDKRDNTRTEFLCRVITASMEFIHRETTDGVTISSSQAISWMSKCQTLASIWKINNDELRIHQACQLYINGFDRLAEEVTVAVTDIERLAANLLPIAGRRMMAYLSKTPNLLEEMSRMSPALTRYLENLNVPEIVYTNCSNVDTVELIRRISVHLPKTHCDYHIAQLMLDATFIYEGNN, encoded by the exons ATGTCCTGTCAAATTAAAGGAATAGCAAATATACCAGATatagataatgttaaaaaattactttatggCAATGCCATTAGCAAAT TCGAATATGTACCAAGCAACGAATTACCTCTTCAAGACTGTCATATATCATTATCATCAGTTGGAGATGTATTTGCAATGGCTTGGAATACAAAgatgattatatttgttt CAAGATGGGATTCACAAGAAttagatgaaataaaaaataaatttcatataacatGGCATGGAGAAATAACAAAGGAACAAAA tgaATGGATAACATCAGTGATCTGCTTGCCTCTAATATCTTTAGGAAAGGCTAGTGGTCCAGATTGGACCTGTATAGCTGTTGGATATAATACAGGCTTTGTCAGATTTTATACAGaa acaGGTGCATTGCTCTTTGAGGAGCAGATTCACAATGAATCAGTCCTAGGaataaaatgtcaatcatTCTCATTACCGAGACACAGTGGAGATGCTGGCTGTAgtgaagaaatttatatatcatataacagTGGTGTCTGCATATTACAAGGATTTccattattttcaactttacgTGCATGTAGAAATCACTTAGCTAGAg TTCAGGCTAATTGCAATGATTTACCACCAGTTCCAAACTtgtcatataaaaaatgggcttttaaaaatcaagatattgCAAATGATTCAGAAGTAATTGGCACAACATCGATAAATAGTTTTGATCATTTAATGACAGCTTCAATTTGCGGCGGATATAATGCAATGTATAGATCTAGCGCACCACAACACAATTTAGTTGTTGCAACGGGAAAACGGCCATTTGTAGGATTCCATTATGCATTGGAGGGCGGTAATGCACCAGTTCTATCGGATGTTGCCATTGCTATGGCTAGCAAATTGGCTAATGCTATTGGTACTGCTGTTCC aTGGTTTCGCGGTAATTCGAAAAATACAACATCTGAAGCATCAAAGGGTAATATTCAGGAATCTATAGAGACAATGAGCTGTCGGTTCGGCTTAAGCGATATTATGAGAGAAGGTGATTGTATCGTCTGCAGTCCGAATAAAATGTTATCGGTAATATCGGACGCTATGGGCAGAGTGttacttataaataacaaGAGGGGCGTAGCTATTAGAATGTGGAAAGGATACCGCGATGCTCAGTGTGGTTGGATCGAAGTTACCGAAGAGAGAGATCGTGGAATTCACAGGAATATCAATAAATCTGGACGAAAGACTTTACTGCGTAACGCGTTATTTTTAGTCATTTATGCGCCAAAAAAGGGTGTGATAGACATTTGGAATGTACAACAAGGTCCAAAGATCACTACCTTTACTGCTAGTAAAAATGGACG actACTCTACATTAACTATGGCTTTCTGGGTGCAAATGATAATGCTTCTTTATCAAAGAATAAGGCGCAATACTCATGCGTGTTTATGGATCCATTAGGAGGATTAAAAGAGATTTGTGTTCCATTTCATTTTGCACTTAATAgtaaaaatggaaaacgtgcGCGCGACATACATCTACTTAGGAAACTGAGAACATATCTGAGGGAAGAAgaatttaatgaagaaaaattagttTCTGAAGTTACCAGCACCTGTTTGGGATTAAAGACAAATGAAATTAAAGTACAGACAATAGAAGTCTTAATGAACAGTAAACATATTTTACCGGATGCTTTGCTTGCTgcaataaattgttttgtgGTAGAATCag aagaagaagaagaaaaagaattagaaCCTACTGCTAAGATGCTTCAACAATTGACTAGGCAATTAcagcaaataattatattttataaatatgttaagtCTCAACTTGACATTCCCcctgaatataatattgtaacagCTGATAATGCACCAAGTCCTAAATACTtatcttcaatattattgACTTCGGAACGAGAAGTACACCGCATTATTAAATTAGCCAAGATGATAAATAGCTTTAAGGATAGTAATGTTTCGGCAGAAACTAAAGTCAAATTTAAAGAggatgaaaaaatgttttttaattttctgtcgTGCTTTGAATTTGGCACGTCAAAATTCATAGGATTacgaaaagatttaaaagaggagaaaataaatgacattt cGCGACTAATATATCAAGGATGGATGTACTCGAatgatgtaaaagaaaaatggcaACAAGCTGCTAAAGATAGTAACATTCAACCATTCAATTGTATGGAACTGGCATTAATATATTGGACACATAAAAAGGAAACTGTATCTTTGGAAATAGAGCTAAAACGCTTTACGCAGCTTCTGCATGTTATTTGTTTGTTAACTG atgTGGAAAACATATGTGTTGAATATAACGAAGTTTCTCTTTGGTGGAAAAATGTACGGACTATTTTAACAGACTCTACAAAACCTTTTAATGCGCTTACCGCTGCATTAGCATGCAGAGCAATTGCTATGACTCTGgagaaatataaagagaaattacAGAATCAGAAATTATTGGAGACTAATGGCAACAAAGGTgaagacattaaaaatataaataacgttaCCGACGATGAAATGGAAAGTAAACCGAGCGACATTACACCAGATGATGAAACGTACAGTTCAATTAGCGAATGGGAAAATGTTAGCAATGACACTTGTCAATTCACATTGTTAATTGGGAACCTTGAAGATATTACCATTTTGAATGCTGTTAttag tcaGCAAGTTATACCAGATGAAACAACGCAATTCTTCGCTTTAccatttacaaaaaatgatatttctttAGCATCAATTCTTTCCAAAGGAAAAg GTTCTGTCTCTGAACTGGTTGCAAAATGGCTCAGTACAACAGGTATCGATCCAACACGATTAATCGACACAACTGATGTGGAATTCGATCAGTTGCAATTATCAATAGATTCTTTACAATTGACTGATACATTGGATGAAGCAACTGCCATTGAAGTACCTCAACAGGAACAGCAAAAACTTCTTTCATTATCAGTAGAAATTGGAGATGAAGCAAAAACTGATATGACAGCAGAAGCATATATATTAG acaAGATGATTCTACTTAAACGTCATTTTCCATATAGTTTAACAAGTAGTGTCTTGTTGGCCAATTTATGCTGGGAGTTTGCTATGTCATGGAATAAAGATGTTACTCAATTAGACCTGCTTGCAGCTGCCTTGACTGTTTTACGACAAATACCTATGAAAAGTATGAAACATG GTGTTTGCTGTCTACTGTGGACGCTTCacataaagaaaagaatggAAGCAGCGGCGAAGCTTATGAACAAGCTCGGAAAATTGCCAAAGGAAAGATTGTGCATGCAAGACATTGGTTTGTCTGACATTCAACTGACAACGTTTCTACAGCACTGCGTCACTTTTTTGGATATATTTGTTGAT GACGAGATACTTAACCGAGGAGATGGTACAACGATAAAATCGGAAGAATTGTGGGATGGACATTCCGGTGGACCGCAACCTTTTGCCACACTAGCTATTTCTCAAACGCCAGCTTGGTATGATTTGATCTTGTTACATGTACAAGTGGCAAATGTTTTGTACATGATGGCATGTCTCAATTTGAAGATGTTAAAACCATTGAATAACTTGTTCGAGTCCGTA GTACAACCTTATTTCTTTCAAGATATAACGGATAAAGCGATGCTCACGTGGTACCGAGACGATAAGAGAGATAATACGCGTACGGAATTTTTATGCAGAGTAATTACAGCGTCAATGGAATTTATTCATCGCGAGACTACCGACGGCGTGACGATTAGTTCTTCACAGGCTATTTCGTGGATGAGCAAGTGTCAGACGTTGGCGTCAATTTGGAAGATTAATAATGATGAATTGAGAATACACCAAGCTTgtcaattatacataaatggTTTCGATCGTTTGGCGGAAGAg GTAACTGTAGCAGTAACCGATATCGAACGTTTGGCTGCAAACTTATTGCCTATAGCTGGAAGAAGAATGATGGCGTATCTTTCGAAAACACCAAATCTTTTGGAAGAAATGTCACGAATGAGTCCAGCACTTACAAGATATTTGGAAAATCTG AACGTGCCTGAAATAGTCTATACAAATTGTTCGAATGTTGACACTGTAGAACTGATTCGACGAATATCTGTGCATTTACCTAAAACTCACTGTGATTATCATATTGCGCAATTGATGTTGGATGCAACATTCATTTATGAGGGTAATAATTAA
- the Ift52 gene encoding intraflagellar transport protein 52 homolog: protein MSSIFGGSDKTDNTIVFDISKNERKLNDEFKVLQRKLKAKWKFIENNEVISQELLANAKILILPGPLSKFTELEMNSIRIFLNSGGNVLVTLGEGGENKSNTNINFLLEEFGIMVNNDSVARMSYSQTMHPKESLICQGLSNKSIFLKNHDECIGMKFLYPFGATLNVVQPSVVALSSGSIAIPMNRPICAYHCVKTGGGKLVVLGSSRMLTDTYVEKENNDALREMIFDFFELDITGIVDLHTDDIEFWEYNFVPDLTQQADNPKVCTQDLDNIDIPREYTKLFKQQFYSINLNIVPACIKAYEALGVKHEPLTLIPPHFEAPLPPTQASVFPPSFQELPPPALELFDLNEAFSSDLLKLSQLTNKYMATKNLSNDKELDHYIREFGSIIIRINNSDTYTAKEVLNFIFQKICSYKATHD, encoded by the exons aTGAGCTCGATTTTCGGAGGTAGTGATAAAACTGACAACactattgtttttgacatatcgaaaaatgaaagaaaattgaatgaCGAGTTCAAAGTACTTCAACGAAAATTGAAAGCAAAGTGGAAATTTATAGA GAATAATGAAGTGATATCGCAAGAATTATTGGCAAATGCCAAGATTCTAATATTGCCAGGACCATTAAGTAAATTTACCGAGCTTGAAATGAATTCCATCAGAATCTTTTTGAATTCTGGTGGCAATGTTCTTGTTACACTTGGAGAAGGCGGTGAAAACAAATccaatacaaatattaattttttgctagAAGAATTTGGCATAATGGTAAATAAtg ATAGCGTAGCTCGTATGAGTTACAGTCAAACAATGCATCCTAAGGAATCTCTAATATGTCAAGGCCTgtcaaataaatctatattcttaaAGAATCATGATGagtgcat TGGGATGAAATTTTTGTATCCTTTTGGTGCAACTTTAAATGTAGTGCAACCATCTGTTGTTGCTTTGTCCAGTGGATCAATTGCTATTCCGATGAATAGACCCATTTGTGCTTATCACTGTGTAAAAACCGGTGGTGGCAAATTGGTTGTGTTAGGTTCATCCAGAATGTTAACAGATACTTATGTAGAAAAGGAGAATAATGATGCTTTGCGTGAAAtgatttttgatttttttgagTTGGATATCACTGGGATAGTGGATCTTCATACTGACGATATAGaa TTTTGGGAATACAATTTTGTGCCAGATTTAACACAACAGGCAGATAATCCAAAAGTTTGCACTCAAGATTTGGATAATATCGATATTCCTCGCGAGTACACCAAGTTATTtaaacaacaattttattcCATAAATTTGAACATCGTACCAGCTTGTATAAAAGCATACGAGGCTTTGGGAGTGAAACATGAACCACTTACTTTAATTCCACCTCATTTTGAGGCACCTTTACCTCCCACACAGGCTTCA GTATTTCCACCAAGTTTTCAAGAATTACCGCCACCTGCTTTAGAACTATTTGATCTAAACGAAGCGTTCAGTTCTGATTTGTTGAAACTATCACAACTTACTAACAAATACATGGCGacgaaaaatttatcaaatgatAAGGAACTAGACCATTATATCAGAGAATTTGGAAGTATTATAATAAGGATAAACAATTCTGATACATATACCGCTAAAGaagtattgaattttatttttcaaaaaatctgCAGTTACAAAGCGACACATGATTGA
- the LOC140676032 gene encoding serine/arginine-rich splicing factor 7, translated as MSKMSRYPSDGKVYVGDLGSSASKQELEDAFSYYGSLQNVWVARNPPGFAFVEFEDPRDAEDAVRGLDGRTLCGRRVRVELSNGKKLRDRGSFRRGSGRPFHPEDKCYECGERGHYARDCHRHRNSRRRRYSRSRSRSRSRSRSRSRSRSRSNRSRSRSSRRSRSRSKSVSTRDKYRNKKRKSVSKDRTKSKSRSGSRSRSR; from the exons ATGAGCAAG ATGTCACGTTATCCTTCTGATGGAAAGGTCTATGTGGGAGATTTGGGAAGTAGCGCTAGTAAGCAAGAATTGGAGGATGCATTTTCTTACTATGGATCTTTACAAAATGTCTGGGTTGCCAGAAATCCTCCTGGATTTGCCTTTGTCGAATTTGAGGATCCTAGAGATGCGGAAGATGCAGTGAGAGGGCTGGATGGTCGTACTTTATGCGGAAGACGCGTTCGTGTAGAATTGTCGAATGGAAAGAAATTGAGAGATAGAGGTTCCTTTAGGAGAGGCAGTGGAAGACCTTTTCATCCGGAAGATAAATGTTATGAATGTGGTGAAAGAGGCCATTATGCTAGAGATTGTCATCGTCACAGGAATTCTCGCAGAAGAAG GTATTCCCGTTCGCGATCAAGATCACGATCACGATCGCGCTCACGTTCCCGCTCAAGATCCCGTAGTAATCGTTCGCGCTCGCGCTCATCACGGCGAAGCCGATCCCGCAGCAAGAGCGTCAGTACCAGAGATAAGTATCGTAACAAGAAACGCAAGTCTGTTTCTAAAGATCGAACCAAATCGAAATCTCGATCGGGCTCTAGATCGCGAAGCAGATAA